A window of Hordeum vulgare subsp. vulgare chromosome 5H, MorexV3_pseudomolecules_assembly, whole genome shotgun sequence genomic DNA:
TACtctctccgtttttaaatataagtctttctagaggtttcactagcgaactacatatggatgtatatagacatattttagaatgtagattcactcattttgttccgtgtGTGGAccattagtgaaatctcttaaaagacttatatttaggaacggagggagtatttcattGCAGATGTGTGTTGTCTGTTATATCGAATATTGGCTTCTTTTAGCATTACTCGGCTATTTTTTCATGTCAAGGGAGCATAGAGGCAAGACTGAAAAAGACAGTATTGACTAATAAAACCGGAAGGTCCAAAACTAAGTTCTTCTTAACATTTTCCCTATCTTGAAAGAACCGGTTATGATGTTGATACTGCAGATTATTTGACCAGTATTTCGTTCGTGTGCCCTTCTAAAAGCTATTGAATTACTGGAGAGCTACAAAGTACAAGCCATCATTGGTCCCCAGAAATCATCAGAAGCTGTGTTCATATCTAATATTGGAAATGTAACCCAAGTCCCCGTAATATCATTCACAGCAACAAGCCCAGCCCTCGCTTCTGATAATATGCCGTATTTTGTACGAGCAACATTGGATGACTCAGCTCAGGTGAAAAGCATTGCCACGCTTGTACAAGCCTGTGGATGGAGAGAAGTGGTGGTAGTATATGAAGACACTGATTATGGAAGAGACATCCTACCATACCTCACAGATGCACTTCAAGAAATTGATACCCGTGTTCCGTATCGCAGTGTCATCCCTTCGGCGGCAACAAACGAAGCCATTATACAAGAACTCAGTGTGTTGCTAGCAATGCAAACACGGGTATTTATTGTTCATATGTCATCCAGTATGGCTTCCCTTCTGTTTACGAAGGCAAAGGAGGCAGGGATGATGAACAAAGGATTTGCGTGGATCACTACAAATGGAGTGGCAAACATCATTGACTCACTCAATCCCAGTGTCATTGACGCAATGAATGGTGTTCTAGGAGTAAGGTATCATGTTCCCAGATCACAAAAACTTGATAACTTATccataaggtggaatagaatgtaccAACATGATAACCCAGGTGAATCACCCTTTAATAAACTAAGCATTGTTGGACTATGGGGCTATGACGCGATATGGGCATTGGCACAGGCAGTAGAAAAGGTCGGGATATCCGGTGACAGAGTTAAGCAACCATGGTCCACTAAAAATTCCACATGCTTGGAATCCATACCTATTTCCAGCAAGGGTCCTGAACTCTTAACAACAATCGTACAAAACAAGTTCAAAGGTTTAAGTGGTGACTTTGACCTTACAGACAGAAAACAGCTTAAGGTTTCGGTGTTCCAAATAATTAATGTGGTTGAGAGAGGTTGGAGAGAAATTGGGTTTTGGACTATCAATGGACTTTCACGGAAGTCAAAGAAAGATTACTTCAGAAAAATAGGACAAGCCTCAATGCTTGATCTAAATCCTGTAATTTGGCCAGGAGAGTCGACCGAAATACCAATTGGCTGGGAAATTCCAACAGGTGGTAAGAAGCTTAGAGTCGGTGTGTGCTCAAGCGAATTTACAGAGTTTATTAAGACGTACAAAGATCCTATCACAAATGAAACAACAGCAAGTGGCCTTTCAATTGACATATTTGAGGAGGCAGTAAAGAGGCTACATCGTCCGCTTTCTTATGAATACATAGAATTTGACACTGCTGATGCACCAATTTCCAGAAGCTACAATGATTTTGTTTATCAAGTCTATCTTCAGGTAAGAAGTAATTCATAAAACGCAATTCCCCAAATTGTAAAAAAAAACTGAGTAGTCAAACATTTTTGCAATGTATTAATTGTGTTCCACATTTCCATCCAATATTTTGTAATGCATTCAGGCCGCAATTATTTCATTCTATAGATAAAAATGATGCCAACCAGAAAGGCTCActctaattttattttctttttcaaagcAAAGCAAATCAAAACTCTATTGCTTGCTAAAATATTTCTCTTTGTTGAACAACTAAGCTTATATTGTTTAATCAATCTTAAAATGTAGATGTcccatttttctaaaatatataAATCTGATTAATACCTTGCAGGAATATGACATAGCGGTTGCAGATATTACTAGAAGATACAATAGATCATTGTATGTTGACTTCACTGTAGCATACACAGATTCTGGAGTAGGGATGATTGTTCCGGTCAAGGAAAACGTGAATACAGACATGTGGCTTTTCTTGAAACCATTGAGCACTGAGATGTGGTTTGGCAGCGTCGTATTCTTTATCTTCACAGGAGTTGTTATCTGGGTTCTGGAGCATCTAATTGGCAATGAACATGTTCATGTTCCCTTTTCACTCAAACAACTAGCGATTATGATATTATCCATTTTTGAAGAGAGTTGAGTAAACATTACTTTTTCTCGGGTCTTTGTAGAATTTTGAACATCATTTCAATTGCATGGATAAAGCATTTGTTGCACTATATCAAAATATTAAGCATcaagaaattcctacaacaaagaTTACTAGTTTACTACACTGATCTGGCTAAACATCTCTACGAGACTATTGTAGTTAAATTTATCTTCAAAAATACCACAAAATAACTTAGATCTATCTAACTAATAATGCTTAACAAATGCAGTATGAAGAGTTAGAGGGagggaatgaactaatcccagctTAAAAGAATAAAAAATATGCCTTTTTCTGCTTCTTTTTTAAGGGAATTAGTATCCATGGTGATTTCTTTAGTGTCTTAATAAAGTCTTGATTTTTGTTTCTGCAGAGGAGGAGCTGAAACGCTTTCTAGCTAGAATCGTTCTACGTGTATGGAGGGTTGTTCTTCTGGTACTTGCAGCAAGTTATACAGCAAGCTTTGCATCAATGCTTACTGTACAACAACTTTCACCAACGGTGACTGATGTTCATGAACTCCAGAAGAATGGGCAATATGTAGGGTTCCACCAAGGTTCCTATGTAGAGGGTCTACTGCTGGATATTGGTTTTCATACATCAAAAATCAGGCCCTATGCTACACCTGACGATTTCCATACTGCTCTTTCTAATGGAAGCATTGCTGCATTTATACATGAAGTCCCCTACATCAAACTTTTTCTCGCAAAATACAGCAAAGGTTACACAATGGTAGCGCCTATTTACAAGAGTGCAGGCTTTGCATTTGTAAGTTTAACTACACTCACTATTCTCTTGAAAAGATAGCTACCGAGGCATGCAAATGCTATGCTTATGTGTTCCCCTTAATCCTAGTACCATGTCACCACAAGATTGCATTATAAGAATTCAAACGTAAAATATACATACATGTTCTGAAAATCAATCATAAATGGATATTATGGCTATCTAATAGCGTCCCATGGAATTATGCAATTTTAGGACAGACAAGGAAATTAATAGCAAAATGAACACAATATCATTTTCTGTAAGTTTAACTACCATACACGACAATATATATGCAAGAGACTTGGAGAAAACATCACATAACAACATAGATCCATACATTTACTCTCAGAAACTTTAACATGAGCTGATGTTTGTAGTTCATCACACTTGGGCTCTGTTCGGAATTGCAGTGGATTATGATAAACAGTCTCTATCGGTTGGTTTACTTTTAGATATCTAG
This region includes:
- the LOC123396926 gene encoding glutamate receptor 2.8-like — protein: MERGRRSIFFLLLLIAGFGAAQNGSGKADEFHVGVILDLGSLVGKVARTSVLLAAQDFYAVHQNYSTKLALHVMDSVGSDVQAASAAIELLESYKVQAIIGPQKSSEAVFISNIGNVTQVPVISFTATSPALASDNMPYFVRATLDDSAQVKSIATLVQACGWREVVVVYEDTDYGRDILPYLTDALQEIDTRVPYRSVIPSAATNEAIIQELSVLLAMQTRVFIVHMSSSMASLLFTKAKEAGMMNKGFAWITTNGVANIIDSLNPSVIDAMNGVLGVRYHVPRSQKLDNLSIRWNRMYQHDNPGESPFNKLSIVGLWGYDAIWALAQAVEKVGISGDRVKQPWSTKNSTCLESIPISSKGPELLTTIVQNKFKGLSGDFDLTDRKQLKVSVFQIINVVERGWREIGFWTINGLSRKSKKDYFRKIGQASMLDLNPVIWPGESTEIPIGWEIPTGGKKLRVGVCSSEFTEFIKTYKDPITNETTASGLSIDIFEEAVKRLHRPLSYEYIEFDTADAPISRSYNDFVYQVYLQEYDIAVADITRRYNRSLYVDFTVAYTDSGVGMIVPVKENVNTDMWLFLKPLSTEMWFGSVVFFIFTGVVIWVLEHLIGNEHVHVPFSLKQLAIMILSIFEEKEELKRFLARIVLRVWRVVLLVLAASYTASFASMLTVQQLSPTVTDVHELQKNGQYVGFHQGSYVEGLLLDIGFHTSKIRPYATPDDFHTALSNGSIAAFIHEVPYIKLFLAKYSKGYTMVAPIYKSAGFAFALPKNSPLVAEMSRAIDNITGGDTIIQFEKKWIDQNSHENDGTLDGSDAITFESFGGLFTLTGIVTTYCLLAAMLMSCYKKYQQNAGNIGEVAQMNVSMGKKKRKRERR